CTCGGTCGCGTGGGTCGCCTATCCTGGACTGGAGGATCACGAGACCCACGCGAACGCCAGCGAGTACCTCGACGGCGGGTTCGGCGGCATGATAGCCTTCGGTCTCGATGGTGGATACGAGGCCGGCAAGCGCCTCTGCGAGGACGTCGAACTCGCCAGTTTCCTGGCGAACGTCGGCGACGCGAAGACGCTCGTGATCCATCCGGCGAGCACGACTCACGCACAGCTCTCGGAGGCCGACCAGCGCGCGTCGGGCGTGACACCCGACCTCGTGCGGCTCTCGGTCGGTATCGAAAATGCTCAGGACATCATCGCCGACTTGGAGGCAGCCATCCGATGACGACGCGCGAAACCCGCTCTGTGGGCCAGTTCACCTTCGAGTGTGGCGAGTCCATCCCGGACCTCGAACTCGCCTACGAGACCCACGGCGAGTTCACCGGCGACAACGCCATCCTCGTCTGTCACGCGCTCACCGGGAGTCATCACGTCGCCAGCGGCGGTCGTGAATCGGGCTGGACGGCCGAGACCGACGGCCAGGCCCGCGCGTGGTGGGACGGCATCGTGGGTCCCGGCAAGGCCATCGACACCACCGAATACTTCACGGTCTGTGTGAACGTTCCCGGCTCCTGTTATGGCTCCTCGGGACCCGCTTCGACGAATCCCGAGACCGGCGACCCCTATGGGACCGACTTCCCGCCGGTCACAGTCACTGACTGGACGCGCGCCCAACGCCGTCTGCTCGATGACCTCGGTATCTCCGAACTCGAAGCGGTCGTCGGGGGGAGCGTCGGGGGCATGAACGTGCTCGAATGGATAAAACGGTATCCCGAGCGCGTTGAGCGCGCCATCCCTATCGCGGCCGCTGCGCGCCTCGACGCCCAGTGTGTCGCGCTCGACGGCATCGCCCGCCGAGCCATCACGACCGACGCGAACTGGGCGGGCGGCGATTACTATGGAGGAGACGAACCGGACGACGGCCTGGCGCTCGCACGCCAACTCGGCCACCTGATGTATCTCTCGAAGGAGTCGATGGCACGGAAGTTCGGCCGGCGGGCCGCCGGCCGCGGCGCCGCCCGCGACGACTTCCCCGTCGACCCCGCGGCGGGATTTTTCCCCTACCGTGATGTCGAGTCGTATCTCGATTACAACGCCGGCAAATTCGTCGAGCGCTTCGACGCGAACAGCTATCTCTATCTCACGCGCGCGATGGACGACTACGACCTCGCCGCCAGCTGTGGCTCCGACGCGGACGCACTCGCCGCCTTCAACGGTGAAGTGCTCGTGATGAGTTTTACTGGTGACTGGCATTTCACGACCGAGCAATCCGAATCGCTCGCCGAGGCGTGCCGCACGGCGGGTGTCGACGTCGCCCATCATATCATTGACTCCGACCACGGCCACGACGCCTTCCTCGTCGAACCCGGCAACGTCGGCCCACCCATCACGGATTTCCTCGCCCACGGCACCGCTGGCCGCGCGATAACGGACACGCGAAGTCGAGGCAACGAGGAGTTCGCACCCGTCCACACCAGCCTATTCGGCGACTGATCTCAGTCGAGCCGCTCGGCGAGCAGTTCCTGTAACTCTGCCATCGAGGTCACCACGGTATCACAGTGTGGTTCGACTGCGGGTTTCGGCTCGTAGCCCACGGCGAAACCCGCTGCGCGGAGCATCGGCAGGTCGTTCGCGCCGTCGCCGACGGCGACCATCTCTTCGATGGCGACGCCAGCGTTGTCCGCCACCGCCCGGAGCGCGTCGTCTTTGGTTCCCTCGACGAGCGGGCCGGATACGTCGCCGCTGAGTTCGCTTTCTTCGAATTCGAGCTGGTTGGCGACGATGGTATCCACGGGGGTATCGGTCCGTGCGAGCACGCTCTCGACACCCCGGCCGAACCCACCAGTGATGATCGCCGTCACGACGCCGGCGTCGTTCAGTTCGTGAATCACATCGCTCGCCCCGGGGCGAAGTTCGACGCTCTCGAAGGCCGCCTCGCATCCCTCGACCGACAATCCCTCCAGCAGCGCGACCCGCTCGCGCAGGCTCTCGGCGTACTCGATCTCGTCGTTCATCGCCCGTTCGGTGATTGTGGCCATCTCCTCGGCGACGCCACACTGTTCGCCGAGTAGCACGCTCATCTCCGAGTCCGAGAGCGTCCCGTCGAAGTCGAATGCGACCAGTTTCATGTCCGACTCTCGGCGTGTGGGGGTTCAAAACGTTCGCATCCGTGGCCGCTATTCACGTTCCCGTTGGCTCGTCGTTTACACAAAATTTATGACTGGATAGCCTCCGGATTTTCGTATGGCGGAGCACGACTCGTTGTACGCGCGGTTCAAGGCCGACGTGTTCTCGTCGTCGTCGATGGTGATCCTCGTCGCCGCGGTGTTCGCGCTCGTCGGGGCGTACGCCACGCAGGCGTGGACCGCCGGGGCGGTTTCCGGTGTTGGCGCGCTGCTGGGCGTCGGCATCGGCGTTCCGTCGTTGTACGACGAGTGGAACACCGATATCGCCGCCAGGAAAGCATTCATCTGGGCAGTTCTCGCAAGCGCCGTCGCGCTCGGCGTCTACGCGCTCGCGTTCGTCGGTCTCACACGGCTCGGGGTCGGCGCGGGTCTCGGCGACGCGCTCGCCGGCGGGGCGACGGTCGCGCTGGCCATCGCCTACGCGCTCTATCGGACACACGTCGCGTAGCGGCCGGCGAGTCGTGCCAGTGAAGAAAGCGTTAACCTTCCTGCGTCGGAGGGTTCGCCATGAAGGTACTCGTCACGGACCCCATCGCCGAGCCGGGTCTCGCGCGCCTGCGCGAGGCCGGCCACACGGTCGCAACGGCCTACGACGCCGAGGGCGACGCCCTCTTCGAGGCTATCGCCGACGCCAATGCCTTGGTCGTGCGCTCGGGTACGGAGGTCACCGCAGAACTGCTCGACGCCGCCCCCGACCTCACCATCGTCGGCCGGGCGGGCATCGGGGTGGACAACATCGACATCGACGCCGCCACCGAGCAGGGAGTGATCGTCGCCAACGCCCCCGAGGGCAACGTCCGCGCGGCCGCCGAACACACCGCCGCCATGACCTTCGCCGCCGCGCGCTCGATCCCGCAGGCCCACGCCCGTCTCAAGGCCGGTGAGTGGGCCAAGGGCGACTATCTGGGCACGGAACTCGATGGCGCGACGCTCGGGGTCGTCGGTTTCGGCCGCGTCGGCCAGGAAGTCGCCAAAAAGCTCGACGGTCTCGGAATGAATCTCGTCGCCTACGATCCCTACATCTCCGAGGAGCGCGCCGCGAACCTCGGGGCGAAACTCGTCGACCTCGACGACTGTCTCGCGCGCGCGGACGTCCTGACGATGCACACGCCGCTGACGCCCGAGACGGAGGATCTCATTGGCGAGGAGGAGTTGGAGCGCCTCGGTGGTGGCTATCTCGTCAACTGCGCGCGCGGCGGCGTCGTCGACGAACGCGCGCTCGCGGCCGCCGTCGACGACGGCACGCTCGCGGGCGCGGCCATCGACGTCTTCGCCGACGAACCGCTCGACGCCGACAGCCCACTTCTGCGTGTCGAGGACGTGATCGTGACGCCGCATCTCGGCGCGAGCACGCATGCCGCACAAAAGAACGTCGCCACCGACATCGCCGACCAGATCCTGTCGGCCTTCCGTGGCGAGCCGGTGATGAACGCGCTCAACGCGCCCTCGATGGACGCGAGCGCGTTCCCGCGCGTTGAGCCGTATCTCGACATCGCCTCCACGGCGGGCAAGATCGCCACGCAGTTGCTTGACGGGCGCGTCGAGGGGGTCGAGGTCACCTACGCCGGCGACATCGCGAGTGAGGAGGTCGACCTCGTGACCGCGAGCGCCCTTCAAGGGGTCTTCGAACCGCTCGAATGGCAAGTCAACGCCGTGAACGCCCCACAGATCGCCGAAGAACGCGGCATCGACGTGACCGAGTCGAAGACCCACACTGCCGAGGACTTCCAGAGTCTGGTGACCGTCACGGTGCGCAACGGCGATACCGAGATCGGCGTCTGCGGGACGCTGTTCGCCGGCGAGGACCCCCGTATCGTCCGTATCGACGGCTTTCGGGTGGATGCGATTCCGTCGGGGCACATGCTCGTCGCGCGCAACGAGGACACGCCCGGTCTCATCGGC
This region of Halococcus sediminicola genomic DNA includes:
- the metX gene encoding homoserine O-acetyltransferase MetX, with product MTTRETRSVGQFTFECGESIPDLELAYETHGEFTGDNAILVCHALTGSHHVASGGRESGWTAETDGQARAWWDGIVGPGKAIDTTEYFTVCVNVPGSCYGSSGPASTNPETGDPYGTDFPPVTVTDWTRAQRRLLDDLGISELEAVVGGSVGGMNVLEWIKRYPERVERAIPIAAAARLDAQCVALDGIARRAITTDANWAGGDYYGGDEPDDGLALARQLGHLMYLSKESMARKFGRRAAGRGAARDDFPVDPAAGFFPYRDVESYLDYNAGKFVERFDANSYLYLTRAMDDYDLAASCGSDADALAAFNGEVLVMSFTGDWHFTTEQSESLAEACRTAGVDVAHHIIDSDHGHDAFLVEPGNVGPPITDFLAHGTAGRAITDTRSRGNEEFAPVHTSLFGD
- the serB gene encoding phosphoserine phosphatase SerB; its protein translation is MKLVAFDFDGTLSDSEMSVLLGEQCGVAEEMATITERAMNDEIEYAESLRERVALLEGLSVEGCEAAFESVELRPGASDVIHELNDAGVVTAIITGGFGRGVESVLARTDTPVDTIVANQLEFEESELSGDVSGPLVEGTKDDALRAVADNAGVAIEEMVAVGDGANDLPMLRAAGFAVGYEPKPAVEPHCDTVVTSMAELQELLAERLD
- the serA gene encoding phosphoglycerate dehydrogenase, whose amino-acid sequence is MKVLVTDPIAEPGLARLREAGHTVATAYDAEGDALFEAIADANALVVRSGTEVTAELLDAAPDLTIVGRAGIGVDNIDIDAATEQGVIVANAPEGNVRAAAEHTAAMTFAAARSIPQAHARLKAGEWAKGDYLGTELDGATLGVVGFGRVGQEVAKKLDGLGMNLVAYDPYISEERAANLGAKLVDLDDCLARADVLTMHTPLTPETEDLIGEEELERLGGGYLVNCARGGVVDERALAAAVDDGTLAGAAIDVFADEPLDADSPLLRVEDVIVTPHLGASTHAAQKNVATDIADQILSAFRGEPVMNALNAPSMDASAFPRVEPYLDIASTAGKIATQLLDGRVEGVEVTYAGDIASEEVDLVTASALQGVFEPLEWQVNAVNAPQIAEERGIDVTESKTHTAEDFQSLVTVTVRNGDTEIGVCGTLFAGEDPRIVRIDGFRVDAIPSGHMLVARNEDTPGLIGFIGTVLGDANVNIAGMFNARETIGGEALSVYNLDEPVTEELRGQLEGDERVIATTYIALNGTDGE